From the genome of Miscanthus floridulus cultivar M001 chromosome 10, ASM1932011v1, whole genome shotgun sequence, one region includes:
- the LOC136489938 gene encoding flocculation protein FLO11-like: MRPSTSAATPPASPVPTALTSPKSGATKRQRKAVPLGDVTNFLLPETPTPIKPRRNARRPLPAPSEASAVSSTCSSSASVTPALKPSSSAPATPAPEPSSAAPVTPAPEPSSSAAVTAAPRPPKPSSTASVTPAPKPSFAAVLDEEGSVFESPTICTVYARRRTTEAEAEAEGRINPTITNKGKEPVGAAASCPPLGKSTKNIRKKDTRPISSSATCWEAKKKRPLARTPKLPEEFVKKQRAYFADVDAFELAEEEVSESELE, translated from the exons ATGAGGCCCTCCACCAGCGCCGCGACGCCGCCGGCGTCGCCGGTCCCGACGGCGCTGACTAGCCCTAAGTCCGGCGCCACCAAGCGGCAGCGGAAGGCGGTGCCGCTCGGCGACGTCACCAACTTTCTCCTCCCCGAGACCCCGACCCCGATCAAGCCCAGAAGAAATGCACGCCGGCCCCTCCCCGCGCCCTCCGAGGCCTCGGCTGTCTCctccacctgctcctcctccgcctcggtCACCCCGGCGCTCAAGCCTTCCTCCTCCGCGCCGGCCACGCCCGCGCCCGAGCCGTCCTCCGCCGCCCCTGTCACGCCCGCGCCCGAACCGTCCTCCTCCGCCGCGGTCACGGCCGCGCCCAGGCCTCCCAAGCCGTCCTCCACTGCCTCCGTCACGCCCGCGCCCAAGCCGTCCTTCGCCGCCG TCCTCGACGAGGAGGGGAGCGTGTTCGAATCGCCGACCATCTGCACGGTTTACGCGAGGCGCAGGACTACCGAGGCTGAGGCTGAGGCCGAGGGACGGATCAACCCCACCATCACCAACAAGGGCAAGGAACCCGTCGGTGCTGCGGCAAGTTGCCCGCCTCTTGGAAAATCCACGAAGAATATCAG GAAAAAGGATACTCGGCCCATCTCTTCGTCAGCTACTTGTTGGGAAGCTAAAAAG AAACGGCCCCTTGCAAGGACACCCAAGTTACCAGAAGAATTTGTCAAAAAGCAGAGAGCATACTTTGCAGATGTGGATGCCTTTGAACTGGCAGAGGAGGAGGTATCAGAATCTGAGCTGGAGTGA
- the LOC136487588 gene encoding putative disease resistance RPP13-like protein 1, producing the protein MAVVLDHLVPYVQQMVKDMAAEELRVLVCVTGGIKKLEASTEYFQDYATDAERRRIDDASMKRWVRKLKDALYEATDILELYQLHAEEEKRRRRRQLGAADCWTIIEEKAPGFLEPLLFCLRNPGFAHGLGVRLKQLNTSFDEIRREMVELGLKKQLMDSYPLVRRSQPGEASTPRSRKTTPSLSRSSTVVVGDRIEWDTRTLVQELLVDDDEPAAAKIKVVSIVGAGGMGKTTLAKNIFNHGDIQAGFAFKIWLSVTDSYDVEKLLSSADAQGLRPSRTGKLLLVMDDVWPKNHPWDAFNPIINNGAAARVIITTRDEGLLRSITTRDIATLQHHVNPLRDQDAWSLLKQQVMCSREVDSEDVDRLQHIGKAIVSKCDGSPLAIKVIAGLLRKNVQERYWKSVLDEPLWSRDRKKQHEVINSVLRLSYDDLSPPLKQCFLYFSLFPKGLVIQSNHIVGMWMSEGFLGNGGPGDRRTRTQIEEDGLDYYEDLVQVNLIEPAPEIAGDGSVCKMHDVIRSFAHEIAEEELLVVGPGQNSQLVSSSSAIRQLSVESTELESSSMALPEWSRISGKHRLLRSLIINGRVEFNAPTGAAAVAGEPTLASFPSLRALLVRHAETERFVESLCSLRHLRFLHLDSTDITRLPDGIGGLRFLQHIGLDNCSKFGGELPRSFLELERLTSLKVDCTECTVPKGFGVLTGLRRLSLFPAQTDGDWCSLQELGQLQELVRLEIRGLAAVPSAALAADARIHDKEQLVVLVLMCYNPPESISISEGMREECQRIEEVFDHLRPPRLLECLVLKDYMGRRLPSWMCVGGNIDLDSLTSLEMVSLPFCTQLPDGLCRLASLKRLYIKYASSIQRVGPEFQRNSGSRRSFPKLEFLRFDKLRQWEEWEWDEEEEQAQGNKDSIVAMPRLQQLGFFDCKLRRLPAGLASSNRRALRELVLWDLSCITSLENFPSVKELNVARCPRLRIIRGLANLRGVSIELCPALEVLQDVPALDTMHWTDPTVYELPDYLGGLKLNVLHLYCNPELTRALASGNYRTTLDKHPICSQIRVTPAELVDVVVSGGSSSTSTV; encoded by the exons ATGGCGGTGGTGCTCGATCATTTGGTGCCCTACGTGCAGCAGATGGTGAAGGACATGGCAGCGGAAGAGTTGCGCGTGCTGGTGTGCGTCACCGGCGGGATCAAGAAGCTTGAGGCTAGCACGGAGTATTTTCAGGACTATGCGACCGACGCCGAGAGGCGGCGCATCGACGATGCCAGCATGAAGAGGTGGGTACGCAAGCTCAAGGACGCTCTGTACGAGGCCACCGACATCCTGGAGCTGTACCAGCTGCAtgccgaggaggagaagcggcggcggcggcggcagctagGCGCCGCGGACTGCTGGACAATCATCGAGGAGAAGGCGCCGGGTTTCCTTGAGCCGCTGCTCTTCTGCCTCCGGAACCCCGGCTTCGCCCACGGCCTGGGCGTCCGCCTCAAGCAGCTCAATACGAGCTTCGATGAGATCCGCAGGGAGATGGTCGAGTTGGGGCTGAAGAAACAGCTGATGGATTCCTACCCGCTGGTACGGCGTAGTCAGCCCGGCGAGGCCTCCACTCCTCGCAGCCGCAAGACGACGCCGTCGCTCAGCAGGTCATCAACGGTCGTCGTCGGGGACCGGATCGAGTGGGACACAAGAACGCTGGTGCAGGAGCTGCTGGTCGACGACGATGAGCCCGCAGCTGCAAAAATCAAGGTGGTGTCGATCGTGGGCGCTGGGGGCATGGGGAAGACCACCCTGGCTAAGAACATCTTCAACCACGGCGACATCCAAGCGGGGTTCGCGTTCAAGATCTGGTTGAGCGTCACCGACAGCTACGACGTGGAGAAGCTCTTGAGCTCCGCCGACGCACAGGGCCTGAGACCGTCACGGACGGGCAAGCTTCTCCTGGTGATGGATGATGTGTGGCCTAAAAATCATCCGTGGGATGCCTTCAACCCAATTATTAATAATGGCGCCGCCGCCCGAGTTATCATCACCACTAGGGACGAAGGCCTCCTCAGGAGCATCACCACTAGGGACATCGCCACCCTCCAGCACCATGTCAACCCACTGCGCGACCAAGATGCTTGGTCCTTGCTCAAGCAACAGGTGATG TGTTCGCGGGAAGTCGACAGTGAGGATGTTGATCGGCTACAACACATCGGGAAGGCAATTGTTTCGAAATGTGATGGTTCACCACTGGCTATTAAAGTAATTGCAGGCCTCCTAAGAAAGAACGTACAGGAGCGTTATTGGAAGAGTGTCTTGGACGAACCACTATGGTCAAGAGATAGAAAGAAACAGCATGAGGTCATCAACTCTGTTCTACGCTTAAGCTACGATGATCTGTCTCCCCCTCTCAAGCAATGCTTTCTGTACTTCTCCCTTTTCCCTAAAGGATTAGTCATCCAGTCTAATCACATTGTTGGGATGTGGATGAGCGAAGGGTTCCTAGGGAACGGCGGGCCTGGTGACAGAAGAACGCGGACACAGATTGAAGAGGATGGGCTCGATTACTACGAGGATCTAGTCCAGGTGAATCTCATAGAGCCTGCTCCTGAGATAGCTGGAGACGGATCCGTGTGTAAGATGCATGATGTTATCCGCTCTTTCGCTCACGAGATCGCCGAGGAAGAGCTTCTGGTCGTTGGCCCTGGCCAGAATTCCCAGCTGGTTAGCTCATCATCGGCGATCCGGCAACTGTCCGTAGAGTCAACCGAGCTGGAGTCATCGTCGATGGCGTTGCCCGAGTGGAGTAGGATTTCAGGAAAACACAGGCTGCTAAGAAGTTTGATCATCAACGGCAGGGTGGAATTCAATGCTCCTACCGgtgccgccgccgtcgctggAGAACCCACCTTGGCTAGTTTTCCCAGCCTACGAGCGCTGCTCGTGAGGCACGCAGAAACCGAGAGGTTTGTGGAGTCTCTCTGCAGCCTGAGGCACCTCAGGTTCCTTCACCTGGACAGCACGGATATAACGAGGCTGCCGGACGGCATAGGCGGGCTGAGGTTCCTGCAGCACATTGGGCTTGATAACTGCAGCAAGTTTGGTGGCGAGCTCCCTAGGAGCTTCCTGGAGCTGGAGCGCCTGACGTCACTCAAGGTAGATTGCACAGAGTGTACTGTGCCTAAGGGGTTTGGCGTCTTGACAGGCCTGAGGAGACTCTCTCTGTTCCCGGCGCAGACGGACGGGGACTGGTGCAGCCTGCAAGAGCTAGGGCAGCTCCAAGAGCTCGTCCGGCTCGAAATAAGGGGTCTCGCGGCGGTGCCTTCCGCTGCGCTGGCTGCCGACGCCAGAATCCACGACAAGGAGCAGCTTGTCGTCCTGGTGCTCATGTGCTACAACCCACCGGAGTCCATCAGCATCTCGGAGGGGATGCGGGAGGAGTGCCAGCGGATAGAGGAGGTGTTTGACCACCTCCGCCCACCTCGTCTTCTCGAGTGCCTGGTTCTCAAGGACTACATGGGGCGCCGGCTCCCAAGCTGGATGTGCGTGGGGGGCAATATCGACCTGGACAGCCTGACGTCGCTGGAGATGGTTAGCCTCCCTTTCTGCACGCAGCTCCCCGACGGCCTGTGCCGGCTGGCCAGCTTGAAGCGCCTATATATCAAATATGCTTCGTCCATCCAGCGGGTGGGGCCAGAATTCCAGAGGAACAGCGGGAGCAGGAGGTCTTTCCCAAAGCTTGAGTTCCTACGGTTCGATAAGCTGCGACAGTGGGAGGAGTGGGAgtgggacgaggaggaggagcaagCCCAAGGCAACAAGGACAGCATCGTCGCTATGCCCAGGCTGCAGCAGCTCGGCTTCTTCGACTGCAAGCTGCGCCGCTTGCCTGCGGGGCTCGCCAGCAGCAACCGGCGTGCCCTCAGGGAGCTGGTGCTGTGGGATCTCTCCTGCATCACGTCCCTGGAGAACTTCCCTTCGGTGAAGGAGCTCAACGTGGCCAGGTGCCCCCGCCTGAGGATCATCCGCGGCCTCGCCAACCTGCGGGGCGTCAGCATAGAGCTCTGCCCGGCGCTGGAGGTGCTGCAAGATGTGCCGGCGCTCGACACCATGCACTGGACGGACCCGACCGTGTATGAGCTGCCAGACTACCTGGGGGGGCTCAAGCTAAACGTCCTTCACCTCTACTGCAACCCGGAGCTAACACGAGCACTCGCGTCGGGCAACTACCGGACCACGCTGGACAAACACCCTATCTGCAGCCAGATCAGGGTTACACCTGCCGAGCTTGTCGACGTCGTCGTGTCAG GAGGAAGCTCATCAACGTCCACTGTTTAA